In a genomic window of Microbacterium amylolyticum:
- a CDS encoding CPBP family intramembrane glutamic endopeptidase codes for MNAADLFSPHDVRPGIPPEKVPWGPVAAFLGTAFGLGWLVCLPLWLGDGLQDPLFLVLVPLLMFTPTVAALMVTFVTVKKGARSRYLGLLPFRPIARKIWLFVLLPIGFVLWAVGSFWMATLLGWAEADWALEAQRAALPAGMELDAVLVIQLLTFPLVLLQATFFAFGEELGWRGYLTTALSPLGFWPSALISGVVWGAWHAPIILLGYNFGRTDGWGVVMMIGFCLFVGILLQWTRYWTRSVWPAALGHGALNTAAPVGLLFATPDLNPFWGSFLGIPGWILLAVIIAVLLLLRQFRPAPDWTPKPDARAAQPGFGSGRDDA; via the coding sequence ATGAACGCCGCAGACCTTTTCTCTCCGCACGATGTCCGGCCCGGGATTCCGCCCGAGAAGGTGCCATGGGGCCCGGTGGCCGCATTCCTCGGCACAGCCTTCGGCCTCGGGTGGCTGGTGTGTCTCCCCCTTTGGCTGGGTGATGGGCTTCAGGATCCGCTCTTTCTGGTGCTCGTCCCATTGCTGATGTTCACGCCAACGGTGGCCGCGCTGATGGTGACCTTCGTCACGGTCAAAAAGGGCGCGCGTTCCCGCTATTTGGGCCTGCTGCCGTTCCGGCCGATCGCCCGAAAGATCTGGCTGTTTGTTTTGTTGCCGATCGGGTTCGTTCTGTGGGCCGTCGGATCGTTCTGGATGGCCACGCTGCTCGGGTGGGCGGAGGCGGACTGGGCGCTCGAGGCGCAGCGCGCGGCCCTGCCTGCCGGGATGGAGCTGGACGCGGTGCTCGTGATCCAGCTGCTGACCTTCCCCCTGGTCCTTCTTCAGGCAACGTTCTTCGCCTTCGGTGAAGAGCTTGGTTGGCGCGGTTATCTGACCACCGCGCTGTCGCCGCTGGGGTTCTGGCCCTCGGCACTCATCTCGGGAGTCGTGTGGGGCGCGTGGCACGCACCGATCATCCTGCTGGGCTACAACTTCGGCCGCACCGATGGGTGGGGCGTTGTGATGATGATCGGCTTCTGCCTGTTCGTCGGCATCTTGCTGCAGTGGACGCGGTACTGGACGCGCAGCGTATGGCCCGCCGCGCTCGGGCACGGTGCGCTGAACACGGCGGCGCCGGTGGGGCTGCTGTTCGCGACGCCCGACCTCAACCCGTTCTGGGGATCGTTTCTGGGCATTCCCGGCTGGATCCTTCTCGCCGTGATCATCGCCGTTCTCTTGCTGCTTCGCCAGTTTCGCCCCGCCCCCGACTGGACGCCGAAGCCAGATGCACGTGCGGCCCAACCCGGATTCGGGTCGGGCCGCGACGACGCGTGA
- a CDS encoding TIGR00730 family Rossman fold protein encodes MSASLTLVTVFTGSSEGSSPAYRAAAENVGKTLAGEGVGVVYGGGDVGLMGAVATAARGAGAEVIGVIPRVLVDKEIANDDLTRLEVVDNMHERKMRMAELGDAFVALPGGIGTLEELFEVWTWLQLGIHAKPVALFDVNGFWEPLLALVDTLVREGFVDARFREGLIVTTTPEDLLAQLRGWTPPTPKWTQSAATT; translated from the coding sequence ATGTCCGCTTCGCTCACGCTCGTCACCGTCTTCACCGGCTCCTCCGAGGGGAGCTCCCCCGCCTATCGTGCCGCAGCCGAGAACGTCGGAAAGACGCTCGCCGGCGAGGGCGTCGGCGTTGTGTACGGCGGCGGCGATGTCGGGCTCATGGGCGCCGTTGCAACGGCCGCTCGCGGCGCCGGAGCCGAGGTGATCGGCGTGATCCCCCGCGTGCTCGTGGACAAAGAGATCGCCAATGACGATCTCACGCGCCTCGAAGTGGTCGACAACATGCACGAACGAAAGATGCGCATGGCCGAACTGGGTGATGCTTTTGTCGCGCTCCCCGGCGGTATCGGCACACTGGAGGAACTGTTCGAGGTGTGGACATGGCTGCAACTGGGCATCCATGCCAAGCCGGTTGCCCTCTTCGACGTCAACGGATTCTGGGAGCCGCTGCTTGCCCTGGTCGACACGCTCGTTCGCGAAGGGTTCGTCGATGCACGCTTCCGCGAGGGACTCATCGTGACGACCACCCCGGAAGACCTGCTCGCGCAGCTGCGCGGGTGGACGCCGCCGACGCCGAAGTGGACGCAGTCGGCCGCGACCACGTGA
- a CDS encoding transposase, whose amino-acid sequence MPAAHPPEFRRRALDLVAQGNPVGQTARDLGISESCLRNWMNRDAVDSGRKAGVTTDEHKELFELRRRNRVLEMEIEILKRASAYFARENVLPK is encoded by the coding sequence ATGCCTGCTGCTCACCCGCCGGAGTTTCGGCGTCGTGCCCTTGACCTTGTTGCGCAGGGAAACCCTGTCGGCCAGACGGCTCGTGATCTTGGGATCAGCGAGTCGTGTCTGCGGAACTGGATGAACCGTGACGCGGTCGACTCCGGCCGCAAGGCCGGCGTCACCACTGACGAGCACAAGGAGTTGTTCGAGTTGCGTCGCCGCAACCGCGTGCTGGAGATGGAGATCGAGATCCTCAAGCGTGCGTCGGCGTACTTCGCGCGGGAGAACGTGCTCCCAAAATAG
- a CDS encoding single-stranded DNA-binding protein, giving the protein MAGETVITVVGNLTADPELRYTQSGVPVANFTIASTPRTLDRASGEWKDGDALFLRASVWRDFAEHVAGSLTKGMRVIAQGNLRQRDYQDREGNRRTSFELDVQEIGPSLRYATAQVTRAAASGNFGGRSGGQQQVPHGGGNGGGQPAQQPSNEPWATPGSAGGDAWSTPGSFSDDTPF; this is encoded by the coding sequence ATGGCAGGCGAAACCGTCATCACCGTCGTAGGCAATCTGACCGCCGACCCCGAGCTGCGCTATACGCAGTCCGGTGTTCCCGTGGCGAACTTCACGATCGCTTCGACCCCGCGCACGCTTGATCGCGCGTCGGGCGAGTGGAAGGACGGGGACGCCCTGTTCCTGCGCGCCAGCGTGTGGCGCGACTTCGCGGAGCACGTCGCGGGTTCACTGACGAAGGGCATGCGCGTCATTGCGCAGGGCAACCTCCGTCAGCGCGACTATCAGGACCGTGAAGGCAACCGCCGCACGTCGTTTGAGCTTGATGTCCAGGAGATCGGCCCGTCGCTGCGATACGCAACGGCGCAGGTCACCCGCGCAGCAGCCAGTGGGAACTTTGGTGGTCGCTCCGGCGGCCAGCAGCAGGTTCCCCATGGCGGCGGCAACGGCGGCGGACAGCCCGCTCAGCAGCCTTCGAACGAACCATGGGCAACGCCCGGTTCGGCCGGCGGCGACGCGTGGAGCACCCCGGGGTCGTTCTCAGACGACACCCCCTTCTGA
- a CDS encoding GNAT family N-acetyltransferase encodes MITPPLDVDTSALDNPAWSALTGAHARFSIGGDRVKRYQDDVSPFLGVSSWEDPLVWSALIDMHGPAATVTIAGADPALPDGWSEVWRGAGVQMIETDRVITERFDEAVELGAEHVAEMLAIVERNAPGPFLPRTHELGRYIGVIREGRLVAMAGERLRPAGWTEISAVSVDESHRRQGLASRLVLDVAHGIRARGDRAFLHAAETNTGAVAAYERIGFEVRTRVPFISVRTPGAV; translated from the coding sequence ATGATCACCCCTCCTCTCGATGTCGACACCTCCGCCCTGGACAACCCGGCATGGTCTGCGCTGACGGGCGCCCACGCACGGTTTTCCATCGGTGGCGATCGCGTCAAGCGGTACCAGGACGATGTTTCGCCCTTTCTCGGCGTCTCCAGCTGGGAGGACCCCCTCGTCTGGTCGGCTCTTATCGACATGCACGGGCCGGCTGCGACCGTGACGATTGCCGGTGCCGATCCGGCTCTTCCCGACGGATGGAGCGAGGTCTGGCGTGGCGCCGGCGTGCAGATGATCGAGACGGATCGCGTGATCACGGAGCGGTTCGATGAGGCTGTCGAACTGGGAGCAGAACACGTCGCGGAGATGCTCGCCATCGTCGAGCGCAACGCACCGGGTCCGTTCCTGCCCCGCACTCACGAGCTGGGCCGCTATATCGGCGTCATCCGCGAGGGACGGCTGGTCGCGATGGCGGGTGAGCGGCTGCGTCCCGCGGGGTGGACGGAAATCAGCGCCGTATCGGTGGACGAGTCTCATCGGCGCCAGGGGCTTGCCTCGCGGCTGGTGCTCGACGTTGCGCACGGCATTCGAGCGCGCGGAGATCGCGCATTCCTGCACGCAGCCGAGACCAACACCGGAGCTGTCGCCGCTTATGAGCGGATCGGCTTCGAGGTGCGCACCCGCGTTCCGTTCATCTCGGTCCGCACACCGGGCGCGGTGTGA
- the dnaB gene encoding replicative DNA helicase, translated as MLLSKDAVADVVETLRGVDFYIPKHEVIFEAILTLYSHGEPTDVITVTDELMKSGDLQRAGGVDYLHSLTSIVPTAANAGYYATIVQERALLRRLVDAGTRIARMGYDGEGEAVELVNQAQAEIYSVTGQEQTEDYVPLEVAIGAAVEEIELAKGRDGQMTGVPTGFAELDNLTNGLHAGQMIVVAARPAMGKSTLALDFARASAITHNQPAIFFSLEMGRSEIAMRLLSAEGQIPLQKLRKGDLDSRDWTALASTRGRINDAPLYVDDSPNMTLVEIRAKCRRLKQRVGLKMIIIDYLQLMTSGKRVESRQQEVSEFSRALKLMAKELRVPVIALSQLNRGAEQRQDKRPMVSDLRESGSIEQDADMVILLHREEAYDKQARPGEADLIVAKHRNGPTAEIAVAFQGHYSRFRDMVHMDSGFGEE; from the coding sequence ATGCTCCTCTCGAAGGATGCCGTTGCCGACGTTGTCGAAACCCTGCGTGGCGTCGACTTCTACATTCCCAAGCACGAGGTCATCTTCGAGGCGATCCTCACGCTCTACTCGCACGGCGAGCCCACTGACGTCATCACGGTCACCGATGAGCTGATGAAGTCGGGCGACCTTCAGCGTGCCGGCGGCGTCGACTACCTCCATTCCCTGACCTCCATCGTTCCCACTGCCGCCAACGCGGGCTATTACGCCACGATCGTGCAGGAGCGTGCGCTGCTGCGCCGCCTGGTCGACGCCGGCACCCGCATCGCGCGGATGGGATACGACGGCGAGGGCGAGGCCGTTGAGCTCGTCAACCAGGCCCAGGCCGAGATCTATTCGGTCACGGGGCAGGAGCAGACGGAAGATTACGTTCCCCTCGAGGTCGCCATCGGCGCCGCCGTCGAAGAGATCGAGCTGGCCAAGGGACGCGATGGTCAGATGACCGGCGTTCCCACCGGCTTCGCCGAGCTCGACAACCTCACCAACGGCCTGCACGCCGGCCAGATGATCGTTGTGGCCGCACGACCAGCCATGGGTAAGTCCACGCTGGCACTCGATTTCGCCCGCGCATCAGCGATCACCCACAATCAGCCGGCCATCTTCTTCTCGCTCGAGATGGGGCGATCCGAGATCGCAATGCGTCTACTCAGTGCCGAGGGCCAGATTCCGCTGCAGAAGCTCCGCAAGGGTGATCTCGACTCGCGCGACTGGACGGCGCTCGCCTCCACGCGTGGCCGCATCAACGATGCGCCGCTGTACGTCGACGACAGTCCGAACATGACGCTGGTCGAGATCCGTGCCAAATGCCGACGGCTGAAGCAGCGCGTCGGTCTGAAAATGATCATCATCGACTACCTCCAGCTGATGACCAGCGGCAAGCGCGTCGAGTCGCGTCAGCAAGAGGTGTCGGAATTCTCGCGTGCCCTCAAACTGATGGCCAAAGAGCTGCGCGTTCCTGTTATCGCCCTGTCGCAGTTGAACCGTGGCGCCGAGCAGCGCCAGGACAAGCGTCCGATGGTCAGCGACCTGCGAGAGTCGGGATCGATTGAGCAGGATGCCGACATGGTCATCCTGCTTCACCGCGAAGAGGCTTACGACAAACAGGCCCGCCCGGGCGAAGCAGACCTCATCGTCGCCAAGCACCGAAACGGTCCCACGGCCGAAATCGCGGTGGCCTTCCAAGGCCACTACAGTCGTTTCCGCGACATGGTGCACATGGACTCGGGCTTCGGCGAGGAGTAG
- the rplI gene encoding 50S ribosomal protein L9, with translation MSKLILTHEVDGLGSAGDVIEVKDGYARNYLIPQGFAVAWSRGGEKQVAQIRAAREARAIATHEEAEALKQKLQNARVKVSVKAGAEGRLFGSVKPADVVAAVSAAGIGELDKRKVTIPSSIKAVGDHEVLVRLHDDVTAVINLQVVALKK, from the coding sequence ATGTCGAAGCTGATTCTCACTCACGAGGTCGACGGCCTGGGCAGCGCCGGAGACGTCATCGAGGTCAAGGACGGGTACGCCCGTAACTACCTCATCCCGCAGGGCTTTGCTGTCGCGTGGTCGCGCGGCGGCGAGAAGCAGGTCGCGCAGATTCGTGCGGCTCGCGAAGCTCGTGCGATTGCTACTCACGAAGAGGCCGAGGCTCTGAAGCAGAAGCTCCAGAACGCACGCGTGAAGGTGTCGGTCAAGGCCGGCGCCGAGGGCCGTCTCTTCGGTTCAGTGAAGCCTGCTGATGTCGTTGCTGCCGTTTCGGCTGCTGGCATCGGTGAGCTCGACAAGCGCAAGGTCACGATTCCTTCGTCGATCAAGGCTGTCGGCGACCACGAGGTTCTCGTTCGTCTGCACGACGACGTGACCGCGGTCATCAACCTGCAGGTCGTCGCTCTCAAGAAGTAG
- the rpsR gene encoding 30S ribosomal protein S18 produces the protein MAGKSSGDRRKPRKGGKNAAPAKHIRVGVIDYKDVATLRKFISERGKIRARRITGVSVQEQRLIARAIKNSREMALLPYAGAGR, from the coding sequence ATGGCTGGAAAGTCTAGCGGCGACCGCCGCAAGCCGCGGAAGGGCGGCAAGAACGCCGCTCCCGCGAAGCACATCCGGGTCGGCGTCATCGATTACAAGGATGTCGCCACCCTTCGTAAGTTCATTTCGGAGCGCGGAAAGATCCGTGCCCGTCGCATCACTGGTGTCTCCGTCCAGGAGCAGCGCCTCATCGCACGCGCCATCAAGAACTCGCGCGAGATGGCACTTCTCCCCTACGCCGGCGCTGGCCGCTAA
- the rpsF gene encoding 30S ribosomal protein S6 yields MVIIQPEVDERQVPAYLDKFLKVITDSEGTIENVDIWGKRKFAYEIQKKHEGIYAVVNFTATSEATQEMDRQLNLSEQIMRTKVLRAEEAIAMVASEAKRAEAKAARKSAAKA; encoded by the coding sequence ATGGTGATCATCCAGCCCGAGGTTGACGAGCGCCAGGTTCCCGCGTACCTCGACAAGTTCCTCAAGGTCATCACTGACTCTGAGGGAACCATCGAGAACGTGGACATCTGGGGCAAGCGCAAGTTCGCCTATGAGATCCAGAAGAAGCACGAGGGCATCTACGCCGTCGTCAACTTCACCGCAACCAGCGAGGCGACCCAGGAAATGGACCGCCAGCTGAACCTCTCCGAGCAGATCATGCGCACGAAGGTTCTGCGTGCTGAGGAAGCCATTGCAATGGTTGCTTCCGAGGCAAAGCGGGCCGAGGCGAAGGCTGCTCGCAAGTCGGCGGCGAAGGCCTAA
- a CDS encoding Lrp/AsnC family transcriptional regulator, producing MTSPESASGSKNLRTVELDDVDRKIVDALNKEGRITIADLAAAVGIAPSTAHARMRALVDRGVIQGFHAAVDHGRIGRGLQAIIGVSLRGGTRHDSIVASTRTSIIFEYHRNSVAASFT from the coding sequence ATGACAAGCCCCGAAAGCGCCTCCGGGTCGAAGAATCTGCGCACGGTTGAACTCGATGATGTTGACCGAAAGATCGTCGATGCGCTCAACAAGGAGGGGCGCATCACCATCGCCGATCTTGCGGCGGCGGTCGGCATCGCACCGTCGACAGCCCATGCCCGGATGCGCGCTCTCGTGGACAGGGGTGTTATTCAGGGGTTCCACGCCGCCGTCGACCACGGTCGCATCGGCCGCGGCCTACAGGCGATCATCGGCGTGAGCCTGCGCGGCGGAACGCGCCACGACAGCATCGTCGCCTCGACCCGCACCAGCATCATCTTCGAGTACCACCGCAACAGCGTCGCGGCAAGTTTTACGTAA
- the ald gene encoding alanine dehydrogenase, with product MRIAVPTEVKNNENRVGLTPAGVDLLVRSGHEVFVQSGAGEGSRIPDEEYAESGATLLPDAASTWAAAELLIKVKEPVASEYDFLRRDLVLFTYLHLAAERALTDALIAAGTTAVAYETVQLADGSLPLLTPMSEVAGRMSIVAGAFHLLRSQGGRGVLMGGVAGAPRADVVVIGGGVAGEHAAANALGLGARVTVLDVNLPRLRELDARYAGALETRYSTPYAIAETLQSADLVIGSVLIPGNAAPKLVTDDMVAGMKPGSVLVDIAIDQGGCFAGSRPTTHDEPTFTVHNSIFYCVANMPGAAPATSTVALTNATLPYIRRIADVGWDAAAASDAALARGLNVRRGEVANAGVAEAFGYALRA from the coding sequence ATGAGGATCGCTGTCCCCACCGAAGTGAAGAACAACGAAAACCGCGTTGGGCTCACGCCCGCCGGTGTCGACCTGCTCGTGCGATCGGGCCATGAGGTGTTTGTGCAATCCGGGGCGGGCGAGGGGTCACGCATTCCGGACGAGGAATATGCGGAGTCAGGGGCGACGCTGCTGCCGGACGCCGCATCCACGTGGGCAGCGGCCGAGCTGCTCATCAAAGTGAAAGAGCCCGTTGCCAGTGAATACGACTTCCTGCGGCGAGACCTCGTGTTGTTTACCTACCTGCACCTGGCGGCCGAGCGTGCCCTGACGGATGCGCTGATCGCGGCGGGAACAACGGCCGTCGCCTATGAGACGGTGCAACTCGCGGACGGCTCGCTACCGCTTCTGACGCCCATGAGTGAGGTGGCGGGCCGGATGTCCATCGTCGCCGGCGCCTTCCACCTGCTGCGCTCGCAGGGTGGGCGCGGCGTCTTGATGGGCGGCGTTGCTGGCGCACCGCGAGCAGATGTGGTGGTGATCGGCGGCGGAGTTGCCGGAGAGCACGCCGCCGCAAATGCACTCGGACTCGGCGCGCGTGTGACGGTTCTCGACGTCAATCTGCCCCGTCTGCGCGAACTCGATGCGCGATACGCGGGGGCGCTCGAAACGCGCTATTCGACGCCGTACGCGATCGCCGAGACGCTGCAGAGCGCCGACCTCGTGATCGGTTCCGTGCTGATTCCCGGAAATGCCGCCCCCAAGCTCGTTACGGACGACATGGTGGCGGGGATGAAACCCGGATCGGTGCTCGTGGACATCGCGATTGATCAGGGTGGGTGCTTTGCGGGCTCGCGCCCGACAACGCACGATGAGCCCACATTCACGGTGCACAACAGCATCTTCTACTGCGTCGCGAACATGCCGGGCGCTGCCCCGGCCACGAGCACCGTTGCCCTGACCAACGCGACGCTTCCGTACATTCGGCGGATCGCCGACGTGGGATGGGATGCCGCGGCGGCGTCCGACGCCGCGCTCGCCCGTGGTCTCAACGTTCGCAGGGGAGAGGTGGCCAACGCCGGCGTAGCCGAAGCGTTCGGATACGCACTCCGCGCATGA
- a CDS encoding HipA domain-containing protein, translated as MADTLDVYLYGQRVATISRRGDNLRLRYLPDYVQGENPVPISVQLPVVAGVAPSETTKRFLENLLPDRADVRTRWAREAKLTSESAFDLLSVYGADVAGALEFYREGTIPRVDAKLSPVTDEAIAARTRQIRADDSNWLEHHPIEEGFSLGGAQGKFALARRDGQWFEPTGRHPSTHIFKPGVHNLDGSDVTEHITLQVARRLGLIVASTEIGCFDGEHVLVVERFDRFFIDDSYVRLHQEDLAQATGTSHLNKYERDAGPNYRTIFAVFDRDLAPALAREAKRRFSECLTFSWIIGHNDGHSKNYSLTHAPDASFLSPFYDLNTVLPFELPDVVRAKDYRAYDGVSLAFSMGGSATIGEVNVGSLRALEQDAELPSGHLEDFALHVATNLQSIVTEVIDALPEDLRSILAVQLYPYATYAQTLRVRDLLGGTTSTT; from the coding sequence ATGGCTGACACGCTCGACGTTTATCTATACGGTCAGCGAGTCGCAACGATCTCACGTCGAGGAGACAACCTGCGGTTGCGCTACCTGCCAGACTATGTGCAGGGCGAGAATCCAGTTCCCATATCGGTGCAGCTTCCGGTTGTTGCAGGCGTCGCCCCTAGCGAGACGACCAAGCGTTTCCTGGAGAACCTCCTCCCCGACCGCGCAGATGTCAGAACCCGGTGGGCCAGAGAAGCCAAGCTCACCAGCGAGAGCGCGTTCGATCTGCTCTCCGTGTACGGGGCCGACGTCGCAGGCGCCCTTGAGTTCTACCGCGAAGGTACTATCCCGCGCGTGGACGCCAAGCTGTCGCCCGTGACGGACGAAGCGATCGCGGCTCGAACCCGCCAGATTCGGGCCGATGACTCGAACTGGCTCGAACATCACCCGATCGAAGAAGGGTTCTCGCTGGGCGGTGCACAGGGCAAGTTCGCCCTGGCCAGACGAGATGGACAGTGGTTCGAGCCCACGGGTCGACACCCGTCGACCCACATCTTCAAGCCCGGCGTCCACAATCTCGACGGGTCAGATGTCACCGAGCACATCACCCTGCAGGTGGCACGTCGACTCGGATTAATCGTGGCGAGCACCGAGATCGGCTGTTTCGACGGCGAGCATGTCCTCGTCGTTGAACGGTTCGATCGATTCTTTATCGACGACAGCTACGTTCGTCTGCACCAGGAGGATCTCGCTCAAGCGACCGGCACGTCACATCTCAACAAGTACGAGCGTGACGCGGGCCCGAATTATCGGACGATCTTCGCCGTCTTCGATCGCGACCTCGCACCCGCACTGGCCAGGGAAGCGAAGCGTCGCTTTTCAGAATGCCTCACGTTCTCCTGGATCATCGGGCATAACGATGGGCATTCGAAGAACTATTCACTTACTCATGCGCCCGACGCGTCATTCCTCTCTCCGTTCTACGACCTCAACACTGTCCTCCCTTTCGAGCTGCCCGATGTCGTCCGAGCGAAGGACTACCGAGCATACGACGGCGTCTCGCTTGCGTTCAGCATGGGCGGGTCGGCAACGATCGGCGAGGTCAATGTCGGGAGCCTCCGCGCCTTGGAGCAAGACGCCGAGCTTCCCAGCGGACACCTCGAAGATTTCGCTCTGCACGTCGCGACCAACCTTCAATCGATCGTCACGGAAGTCATCGACGCTCTACCTGAAGACCTTCGGTCGATCCTCGCCGTCCAGCTCTATCCGTACGCGACCTATGCCCAAACACTTCGAGTGCGAGATCTGCTGGGCGGCACAACCTCAACGACATGA
- a CDS encoding helix-turn-helix transcriptional regulator, which produces MKTQRQIQDLTQQSLADSVGVTRQSLARIERGHGGASFETVLRIFETLGIRLDATANAQTPSDDPRPTSRLPKTIHDLIRGVHAPATHTASHLSARSAQRARLNAAIEAADPDREKPTASGENSLADLSGSAGNG; this is translated from the coding sequence GTGAAGACGCAGCGACAGATACAGGATCTCACCCAGCAGAGCCTTGCAGACTCGGTCGGGGTTACCCGGCAATCATTGGCTCGAATCGAGCGTGGCCACGGCGGTGCGTCTTTCGAAACCGTACTTCGGATCTTCGAGACGCTGGGGATCCGTCTCGACGCAACGGCTAACGCCCAAACCCCCTCCGACGATCCGCGCCCCACTTCCCGGTTGCCGAAGACCATCCACGATCTCATCCGTGGCGTTCACGCACCCGCTACGCACACCGCATCCCACCTCAGCGCGAGATCAGCACAGAGGGCGCGTCTGAACGCCGCGATCGAGGCAGCAGATCCGGATCGGGAGAAGCCAACGGCTTCCGGAGAAAATTCGTTGGCGGATCTGTCAGGCAGTGCAGGCAATGGCTGA
- a CDS encoding L-lactate dehydrogenase yields MSVMESPKVTVVGAGAVGSATAYAMLIRGTARTVVLYDIDAARAEAEALDLTHGSMFTGSNPVVGSSDIAATAGSHVIVVTAGAAQKPGQTRLELIGTNARIISSMIPRLMAASPDAIIIIVTNPCDVLATLAVQETGADPARLFASGCVLDTSRLRGILAERAGVATQSVHAHIVGEHGDTEFPLWSTASIGPVPLLEWTRDGQHVFSADDLHDIAEDVRTAAYRIIEGKGATNYAIGLSATRITEAVLRDENAILPVSPVLSDVDGVDGVALSVPCVVNRNGAVPVQQMRFSDRERELLHASAETLLRTVADVRGA; encoded by the coding sequence ATGTCCGTTATGGAGAGTCCGAAGGTCACGGTTGTTGGTGCGGGAGCCGTCGGATCGGCGACCGCCTACGCAATGCTCATTCGCGGCACCGCGCGCACGGTGGTGCTGTACGACATCGATGCTGCACGGGCCGAGGCCGAGGCACTCGATCTGACGCACGGGTCGATGTTCACGGGGTCGAACCCGGTTGTCGGTTCCAGCGACATTGCGGCGACCGCTGGCTCGCATGTGATCGTCGTCACGGCGGGAGCCGCGCAGAAACCCGGTCAGACGCGACTGGAACTGATCGGAACAAACGCACGCATCATTTCGTCGATGATTCCGCGGCTCATGGCGGCGTCGCCGGACGCGATCATCATCATCGTGACGAATCCGTGCGATGTTCTGGCGACCCTCGCGGTCCAGGAAACCGGCGCTGATCCGGCGCGATTGTTTGCTTCGGGCTGTGTGCTCGACACCTCTCGGCTGCGGGGGATCCTTGCCGAGCGCGCTGGCGTTGCGACGCAGTCGGTGCACGCGCACATCGTGGGTGAGCACGGTGACACCGAGTTCCCGCTCTGGTCAACGGCGAGCATCGGCCCCGTCCCGCTGCTGGAGTGGACACGCGACGGCCAGCATGTTTTCTCCGCCGATGATCTCCATGACATCGCCGAAGACGTGCGCACAGCCGCCTATCGGATCATCGAGGGCAAGGGCGCGACGAACTATGCCATCGGTCTGTCCGCAACGCGCATCACCGAGGCCGTGCTGCGCGACGAGAACGCGATTCTGCCCGTCTCGCCCGTGCTGAGCGACGTCGATGGCGTCGATGGCGTCGCGCTGTCCGTGCCCTGTGTGGTCAACCGAAACGGAGCTGTTCCCGTGCAGCAGATGCGGTTCTCCGACCGTGAGCGCGAACTGCTTCACGCGTCGGCCGAGACCCTGCTGCGCACCGTTGCCGACGTTCGCGGAGCCTGA